The nucleotide sequence GGCCTCCCCAGGGTGAATCTTAATGACCCATGGGCAAGCTCATGAGGAAGTCCGATGGCTGCCAGGACATGGGACGGTTCCAGAGATGATGAGGTGCAGGCAGAGCCCGTTGAACAGGCGATCCCTTCCATATCCAGATTTAAGAGCATGGATTCACCCTCCACATATGAAATGGAAACATTGACGTTATTCGGGAGCCTCTGTGTCGGATGACCGTTTAAGCGGGTAAATCCAATTGTGCTAATAATACCCTTGATCAACTTGTCTCGCAGGAAGGTCAGTTGCTTAGTTTCTTTCCCCATCTCCGCCTTTGCCAATTCCACGGCCTTTCCAAAACCGACGATTCCCGGCACATTGTGTGTGGATGCCCGGCGCTGCTGTTCCTGATCACCGCCATGCATGAAGGGGAGCATCCGTATCCCTTTTTTTACGTAGAGGATTCCCACGCCCTTTGGGCCGTTGAGCTTATGCCCGGAGGCACTGAGGATGT is from Deltaproteobacteria bacterium and encodes:
- a CDS encoding aminotransferase class V-fold PLP-dependent enzyme, whose amino-acid sequence is EHHAVLEPCHFLEKQGFEVTYIPVDEFGVIDPADVKKAITGKTILISIMHANNEIGTIEPIAEIGKIARAKGIYFHTDAVQTLGHLPIDVNEMNVDILSASGHKLNGPKGVGILYVKKGIRMLPFMHGGDQEQQRRASTHNVPGIVGFGKAVELAKAEMGKETKQLTFLRDKLIKGIISTIGFTRLNGHPTQRLPNNVNVSISYVEGESMLLNLDMEGIACSTGSACTSSSLEPSHVLAAIGLPHELAHGSLRFTLGRPTSEDDIVYVLAVLPAIVGKLRSMSPLYKKEVK